The genomic interval AGTACTTTCCCTCCAGAAGAAATATTAGAAGAAATGAAAAAATTTGCTTTGGCGGGGCAATCTTACTTCCAATTTATACATAAGTTAGCTTCCGGTGAAACCTGTGATGTTGAAATTTATACTAGTTCATTATCCATTAGCGGACAAAATTTACTGATTTCAACTATAAACAACATCGCAAAACGTAAGCTTGAAGAGGAGCGGTTAGTACAATTAAATCAACAATTGGAAGAAGTAAACGTCTTAAAATCTCAATTTATATCCACCGTTTCTCATGAATTCAGAACGCCATTAGCGGGAATTCTTTCCAGTGTTCAATTATTAAAAATATACAACGATACTTGGGATAAGGACAAAAAAGAAAAAATGTTTAAACAGATATTTGATGCTGTACAACATACTAAAGCACTCCTTGACGATGTTTCTCTTATTGACCAAGAGCAAACTAGTAAATCTTTTTTTAGACCTACAACCATTCAACTTGTCCCCCTCATAAATGAGATTATTGAAGAAAATATAAATATATCCGGCACAAATCACAAAGTAGTTTTAAAGACAAACTTAGATATCGGAAGCTATTATATGGATGCAATTATGATTCGGCACATTTTTAATAATATCATCTCAAATGCTATAAAATATAGTAGCTACAATAAAAAAATCACGATAACCTTAGATGAAACAAACAACAAAGAGGTGAAATTTACAATTAAGGATAGGGGAATTGGAATACCTCAAGAGGAAATAAAATATTTATTAGAACCTTATTACCGTGCTTCGAATATTGGAACTGTAAAAGGAACTGGTTTTGGTTTATCTATTGTAAAAAGATTCATTGATCTTCATAAAGGGATAATTTTAATTGAATCAGTTGTAGATAAAGGAACCAAAGTAACGATTATATTACCATATTTACAGCAGGAAAATCCTGAAAGTAATCTGATAAATAAAACGGAAACCAATATTGTTAGTTTTAATCCATAAAAAACACTCAATATTTTAATTTTTTAAAATGAAAAAAATTCTTATCATAGAAGACGATACAGTCTTAAGAGAAAATACAGCCGAATTTATTAAGGGAGAAAACTTTGAAGTGTTTGTGGCCGAGGATGGACTTATAGGCGTCCAACAAACCTTAAAACATTTACCTGATCTTATCCTTTGCGATATATCTATGCCTAATATGAATGGATATGATTTTTATAAAACAATTAAGCAAATTGAATCTACCTCCACTATTCCTTTAGTGTTTTTTTCTGCAAGAACTGAAAATGAAGATATCAGAGCAGGAATGCAGTTGGGTGCGGATGATTATATTATAAAACCTTTTGACTTTCATGAATTATTGAAAGTGATTAATACTCGCCTCGCTAAATATGATTCTATTGAACAACTTAACAACGAAAAATTCCATGCTCTTATGGATCATCCGACATTAGGTGTTTTTATTTATCAAAAAGATAATTTTATATTTTATAATGAAACATTATCCACCATTTTCGGCTACGATTATGATGAATTTTCTTCAATAAATTTCAGAAAACTTCTCGATGAAAAACATTGTGATAAAACAAAAATTTTAAACGATTTTGATCGCTGTTTAAAAGATACAAAAGGCTCAATATCTTTAAAATTTGAAGCCGTCCACAAAACTTTGAACACCGTATTTGTTGAATTATTTGGATCTGTAATTACCTACAAAGGTCACACGAGTCTTGCTGGCAATATCATTAAATTAGACATTAAAAACCCTACCCCATCTATATTTAAAGATCCAATAGATAATCCCCTAAAACTTAGCAATCGCGAACTTGAAGTGCTTGAATTAATTTGTAAGGGAAAATCTACTTTAGAGACATCTGAAACCCTTTTTCTCGGGCAGCGAACTATTGAAACATACAGAGCTAATCTTTTGGAAAAAACAGATAGCAAGAACATTGCTGAACTTATTATGTATGCAATACGCAATAAACTGATAACAATAGACTTATATTGATTAGAACTTAATTAGTAATACCTTTTGAAGCTTATCAAATAGCACCAATAACTAATTTACACGTATTTAACTACAAAATAGCACGTCTATTCTCAAGACTTTTAATTTTGTTCCATTTCTATTTCTGTTTATAAAAATTTCAAAAGGTTAAAAAAAATTATATTTTTTTTAACCTTTTGAAATTGCTTAGCACCGTAACTAAAGGCCAATTTCAGTATATCCACACATTATATTCCTCACTTAATGTTTAGCTCTACTTTACACTTTCAAAAATACACCTCCGTATTTTTACTGAGCATTCTTTTTTGTTTTTTTTTAAAGGGTATATATACTGAAGCCTTAGACTATTAAAAAGCAGTAATTTGTACGGGAATTACATCATGTAAAACGTTTTTTAATTAATTACAACCCGTTAGTTGGAATTGTTTTTTTGTCATGATGTTTTCTCAATTAAATTATTTATTATGAAAAAATATTTACTCTTCAGTATAATAACAATTACACTACTACTTTTCTCAAATATAAGTTTTTCTAAAACACTTAATTTAGATCCGTCAACCACTCCTACTGTAACTTTTTCAAACGGAGAAGTATTAATTCCCGCAGTATGCCAAATTTCAATGGTAGTTACCGTAACTCTAAACAGAGGAAAAAATGCCTTTACCGTTTTCCTTTTATCAGTACAAAAAGAGCATAGGCAGAAATAAAGCTGCCTTTAATCGGAAAAAACAATTTAAGCCCTTCATTCATTTCACATCTACCGCTTTACTAAGAATTAATACGAACAATTATGAAAATTAAACTCCATTTTTTAGCCATAAGTTTTTTTGCACTACTGTTACCAAATATAAATTTTAGTCAAACAGTTAATTTAGGGATACTTGAATCTTTTGAAGGTTATACCGGAGCCGGAGCTATTACAAATGGAGCCGGAGCGACCTGGAAAGGCGATGCTGGTACAAATATTGGAATCATTAGCGGATTTGGTGGGCCACCATCTTTTACTGGCAACACCTACAATGCTAATACTGTAACAGCTCAGTGCAGATTCGATTTATTTAGGTTATATATTCACCTTAACGATCTTTTTGTCGACTATCCATCCACCCATGCTCCCGCTTTTGGAGGTGGTGAAACACTTACTCCTGGAGTTTATTCCATACCTGGCGCTGGATCGATAGGAGCAGCTCTTACTCTTGATGGAGGTGGAAATCCTGACGCTTACTTTATAATTAAATTTTACGGAGCCATGACAGTAGGAGCTGGTGCAGTAGTTAATTTAACTAATGGAACAAAATCTTGCAATGTTTTTTTTATTGCAGATGGAGCTATTTCTGTTGCAGCAGATGCTAAAATAAAAGGAACTTTATTTGCAAAGATAGGAGCTGTTGGTCTTGGTGCAAATGCCGTTCTTGAAGGAAGAATGCTTTCCTTGCAAGGAGCACTAGTTACTGGAGTTGGCGCTGTTGTAAGACCACCTGCTTGTAAGAGTACCATTCCAATATTTTGTGAAGCAAATTGTAGTCCAGCTCCTGCTGTTGATGTTTTGGGAGTTCTTTCAAATTATGCCCTTTATACTAATTTAGGTGCTGTGGCGAATACTAGCACATCTGGAATTGATGGTAATATCGGTACCGATTCTGGCTCTGTAAGTGGTTTTGAGGATTCAATTGTTATTGGGGATGTTCATACTGCAAATACTAATACAGCACAAGCTAATAGTGATTTAGATACCGCTTATAATGCACTTATGGCATTGCCTAATACAGTACCTTCAGATGCAGGTGTTTTTCCTGTAGTACTTGTTGCCCACCCGGCAGCTTTTGGAGCTGTTGGAGCTGTTGGAGAAACAGTAAATCCTGGAGTTTATTTTATAGACGGTGCTGGATCTTTAGGGGGAACTCTTACCTTAGACGGTCAAAATGATCCCAATGCAATATTTGTTTTTAAGTTTGCCGGGGCATTTTCAGTAGGAGCACAATCAAAAATAATTTTAATTAATGGAGCGCGTCGTTGCAATATTTTTTGGATTGGAGGAGCTGGAGTTGCCACTGGTGCCATTACTATAGGAGCTGGTTCTGTTTTAAAAGGAACTTTTCTTTCACATGGCGGAGCTTGTGGATCAGGAGCTTCTGTATTTCTCGCAGGACGACAACTTTCTACTGGCGGAGCAGTTAACACCTATTCAGGTATAATTTATAACAATCCAGTTTGTGTCACTTCGACATCTTTGACAGCAATTGATGCGGTGACCGAAACCACTCCAGCAATAAACGGAAACACAGGGGGAACAACAACTTCCTTGACTTCAAATGACATTTTAAAAGGAAACCTCGTAGTTATAGGTACCGCTTCTGGTAATGTAACGATGACAACGGGTGCGCTACCAACAGGGATTACAGTTGATACTGCAACAGGGATTGTAACAGTAGCAGCCAATACTCCTGCAGGTAATTATAACGTTGAGTATACAATTTGTGAGGTAGATGACACGGCTAACTGTGATACAGTAACAAGCATAATAACAGTAACAGCAATTGATGCGGTGACCGAAACCACTCCAGCAATCAATGGAAACACTGGAGGAACCACAACTGCCTTAACGTCTAATGATACGTTAAATGGAGACCTAGTAGTTATAGGAACAGCTTCTGGAAATGTAACGATGACAACAGGAGTACTACCAACAGGAATTACAGTTGATACTGCAACAGGGGTTGTAACCGTTGCAGCGAATACTCCAGCTGGTAATTATAGCGTTGAGTATACAATTTGTGAGGTAGATGACACGGCAAACTGTGATACAGTAACAAGTATTATAACAGTAACAGCAATTGATGCGGTGACCGAAACCACTCCTGCAATCAACGGAAACCTAGGAGGAACTACAACTTCCTTAACTTCTAATGATACGTTAAATGGAAATTCAGTAGTTATAGGAACAAGTCCAGGAAATGTAACGATGACAACAGGAACGCTTCCAACAGGGATTACAGTTGATACTGCAACAGGGATTGTAACAGTCGCTGCGAATACTCCAGCTGGTAATTATAACGTTGAATATACAATTTGTGAGGTAGATGACACGGCAAACTGTGATACAGTAACAAGCATAATAACAGTAACAGCAATTGATGCGGTGACCGAAACCACTCCAGCAATCAATGGAAACACTGGAGGAACCACAACTGCCTTAACTTCTAATGATACGTTAAATGGAAATTCAGTAGTTATAGGAACAAGTCCAGGAAATGTAACTATGACAACAGGAACACTTCCAACAGGAATTACAGTTGATACTGCAACAGGGGTTGTAACCGTTGCCGCGAATACTCCAGCTGGTAATTATAGCGTTGAGTATACAATTTGTGAGGTAGACGACACGGCAAATTGTGACACGGTAACAAGTATTATAACAGTAACAGCAATTGATGCTGTAACCGAAACCACTCCTGCAATCAACGGAAACCTAGGAGGAACTACAACTTCCTTAACTTCTAATGATACGTTAAATGGAAATTCAGTAGTTATAGGAACAAGTCCAGGAAATGTAACTATGACAACAGGAACGCTTCCAACAGGAATCACAGTTGATACTGCAACAGGGGTTGTAACCGTTGCAACGAATACTCCAGCTGGTAATTATAGCGTTGAGTATACAATTTGTGAGGTAGATGACACGGCTAACTGTGATACGGTAACAAGTATTATAACAGTAACAGGGTCAGGAATTGATGCAGTAACCGAAACTACTCCCGCTATTAACGGAAAAACTGGCGGAACTACAACTCCCTTAACTTCAAATGACACTTTACATGGAAGCCAAGTCGTTATAGGTACAGATCCAGGAAATGTAACGATGACAACAGGTGTATTACCAACAGGAATTACAGTTGACACTGCAACAGGGATTGTAACAGTGGCAGCCAATACTCCAGCAGGCAATTATAACGTTGAATATACAATTTGTGAGATAGATAACACGGCAAACTGTGATACGGTAACAAGTATTATAACAGTTGCAGCGCCAGGAATTGATGCGGTGACCGAAACTACTCCAGCAATCAACGGAAACACTGGAGGAACCACAACTGCCTTGACTTCTAATGATACTTTAAATGGAAATTCAGTAGTTATAGGAACAAGTCCAGGAAATGTAACGATGACAACAGGAGTATTACCAACAGGAATCACAGTTAATACTGCAACGGGGATTGTAACAGTTGCAGCCAACACCCCAGCAGGCTACTATCCAATAAGTTATACAATTTGCGAGGTGAACAACACAGGAAACTGTGATACGGTAACCTCTACTATTGTTGTTTCGGCTCCGATTATAGATGCCAATAAAGATACTGCAGGACCTATTAATGGTACAACAGGAGGAACCAACGTTGTTAACGTATTAACAAATGATACTGTAAATGGTTCAGATGTTAGTCTAAGTCAAATTCATTTGACAACTGTAACTTCTAACAATAGTTTAACGTTAAATTCTGACGGTTCTGTAGATATAGCTACAAATACTCCAGCAGGAACTTATACCATGACATATCAAATTTGTGAAAAATCAAATCCAACTAATTGTAGCCAAGCAGACGTAACAATAGAAGTTACAAAAGAACTACCAGACTTTTCTACAACAATAGATATTGAAGCTTTAGTCTTCGTATCTGCAGGTGATAAAAAAGATTTTGTTGTAAATATATCTGAAATTAAAGGCGCACCATCAGATGGACAAGTAGTCTTTAAAATCTCAAAACAGTCTGCATTCCTTATTACCTATGGAGCTACAACTAGTATTTCTGCTGTTAATGGTGACGTTACAGTAAATAATAATGACTGGACAATAACTGAAAGTTCCCTATTTATAACAACTACATTAAAAGCAGGTGTTACAATTGGTGCAAATACATTTTCAGCTATTGGTTTTACCATAGAGCGTCAACTAGATGTACCGACTCAAACTTCGCAACCAATTACAGTTACAATTGTAAATGGATCAGGTTTAGATAGTCAGAATTATAATAACACATATAACACTGTTCTTAATGCTCAGTAATTATGACTTTCGTTACCCTAAAAAAAATATCATCGCTAAACAATAAAAACATGAATACTCTATATAAATTAATATTATTGTTTTTGACTGTTTTTACGTTTATACCGAAAGGATATTCACAAAAGAATGCAGATCCAGCAATTTCAATTTTGATGAGTCCAGCAAGTGTGACGCAAGGCTCTACAGGGACCTTGAGTGCTACCGTTGGTAATTATGGTAATGAAACTATAGTTAGTAATTCATTACGAGTTACTATTAGCGTTGGTACCAATGCTGAAATTACAGGGATTTCGTCAGGAAGTGACGGACGTTGGAGTCAATTGAGTTTAACAACTGGATCTGCAAACACAATAACATTAACGAATTCAGCTGGTGGTTTTGGTTCATTTGATGCTGGGGATATTTTGCTTACTGTAAGAGGAAATGTAGTCAGTAGCGCAAAAAAAATTCTAGGTAACATAGTGTATATTACAGCAAACAATCCTTTATTATGCGGAGGTTGTGCTTCACCTCCACTTAATGCTTCGCAAGGAAATGCAAGTAATTCAAATGATAATTCACAAACAAGTTTGGCTGTAAGCTGCTTTAAACCTACTGAGCCAACGAAAGTAAACTGTTGGGATACTTTTACATTCAATACAGCAACCTGTGAATGGGATAATGATGGGACGGCTAAACCTACTGAACCAACAACAGCATTAGCATGTTGGGAAACTAGAAGCTTTGATACAACATCTTGTACTTGGAAAACAACAGGAACACAGCCAGCAGAACCAACAACAGCATTAGCATGTTGGGAAACTAGAAGCTTTGATACAACATCTTGTACTTGGAAAACAACAGGAACACAGCCAGCAGAACCAACAACAGCATTAGCATGTTGGGAAACTAGAAGCTTTGATACAACATCTTGTACTTGGAAAACAACAGGAACACAGCCAGCAGAACCAACAACAGCATTAGCGTGTTGGGAAACTAGAAGCTTTGATACAACATCTTGTACTTGGAAAACAACAGGAACACAGCCAGCAGAACCAACAACAGCATTAGCGTGTTGGGAAACTAGAAGCTTTGATACAACATCTTGTACTTGGAAAACAACAGGAACACAGCCAGCAGAACCAACAACAGCAGTAGCATGTTGGGAAACTAGAAGCTTTGATACAACATCTTGTACTTGGAAAACAACAGGAACACAGCCAGCAGAACCAACAACAGCATTAGCGTGTTGGGAAACTAGAAGCTTTGATACAACATCTTGTACTTGGAAAACAACAGGAACACAGCCAGCAGAACCAACAACAGCAGTAGCATGTTGGGAAACTAGAAGCTTTGATACAACATCTTGTACTTGGAAAACAACAGGAACACAGCCAGCAGAACCAACAACAGCAGTAGCATGTTGGGAAACTAGAAGCTTTGATACAACATCTTGTACTTGGAAAACAACAGGAACACAGCCAGCAGAACCAACGACAGCATTAGCGTGTTGGGAAACTAGAAGCTTTGATACAACATCTTGTACTTGGAAAACAACAGGAACACAGCCAGCAGAACCAACAACAGCATTAGCATGTTGGGAAACTAGAAGCTTTGATACAACATCTTGTACTTGGAAAACAACAGGAACACAGCCAGCAGAACCAACAACAGCATTAGCATGTTGGGAAACTAGAAGCTTTGATACAACATCTTGTACTTGGAAAACAACAGGAACACAGCCAGCAGAACCAACGACAGCATTAGCATGTTGGGAAACTAGAAGCTTTGATACAACATCTTGTACTTGGAAAACAACAGGAACACAGCCAGCAGAACCAACAACAGCATTAGCGTGTTGGGAAACTAGAAGCTTTGATACAACATCTTGTACTTGGAAAACAACAGGAACACAGCCAGCAGAACCAACGACAGCATTAGCGTGTTGGGAAACTAGAAGCTTTGATACAACATCTTGTACTTGGAAAACAACAGGAACACAGCCAGCAGAACCAACGACAGCATTAGCATGTTGGGAAACTAGAAGCTTTGATACAACATCTTGTACTTGGAAAACAACAGGAACACAGCCAGCAGAACCAACGCCAGCATTAGCATGTTGGGAAACTAGAAGCTTTGATACAACATCTTGTACTTGGAAAACAACAGGAACACAGCCAGCAGAACCAACGACAGCATTAGCATGTTGGGAAACTAGAAGCTTTGATACAACATCTTGTACTTGGAAAACAACAGGAACACAGCCAGCAGAACCAACGACAGCATTAGCATGTTGGGAAACTAGAAGCTTTGATACAACATCTTGTACTTGGAAAACAACAGGAACACAGCCAGCAGAACCAACAACAGCATTAGCGTGTTGGGAAACTAGAAGCTTTGATACAACATCTTGTACTTGGAAAACAACAGGAACACAGCCAGCAGAACCAACAACAGCATTAGCATGTTGGAAAACTAGAAGCTTTGATACAACATCTTGTACTTGGAAAACAACAGGAACACAGCCAGCAGAACCAACGACAGCATTAGCATGTTGGGAAACTAGAAGCTTTGATACAACATCTTGTACTTGGAAAACAACAGGAACACAGCCAGCAGAACCAACAACAGCATTAGCATGTTGGGAAACTAGAAGCTTTGATACAACATCTTGTACTTGGAAAACAACAGGAACACAGCCAGCAGAACCAACGACAGCATTAGCATGTTGGGAAACTAGAAGCTTTGATACAACATCTTGTACTTGGAAAACAACAGGAACACAGCCAGCAGAACCAACGACAGCATTAGCATGTTGGGAAACTAGAAGCTTTGATACAACATCTTGTACTTGGAAAACAACAGGAACACAGCCAGCAGAACCAACGACAGCATTAGCATGTTGGGAAACTAGAAGCTTTGATACAACATCTTGTACTTGGAAAACAACAGGAACACAGCCAGCAGAACCAACAACAGCATTAGCATGTTGGGAAACTAGAAGCTTTGATACAACATCTTGTACTTGGAAAACAACAGGAACACAGCCAGCAGAACCAACGACAGCATTAGCATGTTGGGAAACTAGAAGCTTTGATACAACATCTTGTACTTGGAAAACAACAGGAACACAGCCAGCAGAACCAACAACAGCATTAGCATGTTGGGAAACTAGAAGCTTTGATACAACATCTTGTACTTGGAAAACAACAGGAACACAGCCAGCAGAACCAACGACAGCATTAGCATGTTGGGAAACTAGAAGCTTTGATACAACATCTTGTACTTGGAAAACAACAGGAACACAGCCAGCAGAACCAACAACAGCATTAGCGTGTTGGGAAACTAGAAGCTTTGATACAACATCTTGTACTTGGAAAACAACAGGAACACAGCCAGCAGAACCAACAACAGCATTAGCATGTTGGGAAACTAGAAGCTTTGATACAACATCTTGTACTTGGAAAACAACAGGAACACAGCCAGCAGAACCAACAACAGCAGTAGCATGTTGGGAAACTAGAAGCTTTGATACAACATCTTGTACTTGGAAAACAACAGGAACACAGCCAGCAGAACCAACAACAGCAGTAGCATGTTGGGAAACTAGAAGCTTTGATACAACATCTTGTACTTGGAAAACAACAGGAACACAGCCAGCAGAACCAACAACAGCAGTAGCATGTTGGGAAACTAGAAGCTTTGATACAACATCTTGTACTTGGAAAACAACAGGAACACAGCCAGCAGAACCAACAACAGCAGTAGCATGTTGGGAAACTAGAAGCTTTGATACAACATCTTGTACTTGGAAAACAACAGGAACACAGCCAGCAGAACCAACGACAGCAGTAGCGTGTTGGGAAACTAGAAGCTTTGATACAACATCTTGTACTTGGAAAACAACAGGAACACAGCCAGCAGAACCAACAACAGCAGTAGCATGTTGGGAAACTAGAAGCTTTGATACAACATCTTGTACTTGGAAAACAACAGGAACACAGCCAGCAGAACCAACAACAGCAGTAGCGTGTTGGGAAACTAGAAGCTTTGATACAACATCTTGTACTTGGAAAACAACAGGAACACAGCCAGCAGAACCAACAACAGCATTAGCATGTTGGGAAACTAGAAGCTTTGATACAACATCTTGTACTTGGAAAACAACAGGAACACAGCCAGCAGAACCAACAACAGCAGTAGCGTGTTGGGAAACTAGAAGCTTTGATACAACATCTTGTACTTGGAAAACAACAGGAACACAGCCAGCAGAACCAACAACAGCATTAGCATGTTGGGAAACTAGAAGCTTTGATACAACATCTTGTACTTGGAAAACAACAGGAACACAGCCAGCAGAACCAACAACAGCATTAGCATGTTGGGAAACTAGAAGCTTTGATACAACATCTTGTACTTGGAAAACAACAGGAACACAGCCAGCAGAACCAACAACAGCATTAGCGTGTTGGGAAACTAGAAGCTTTGATACAACATCTTGTACTTGGAAAACAACAGGAACACAGCCAGCAGAACCAACAACAGCATTAGCATGTTGGGAAACTAGAAGCTTTGATACAACATCTTGTACTTGGAAAACAACAGGAACACAGCCAGCAGAACCAACAACAGCATTAGCATGTTGGGAAACTAGAAGCTTTGATACAACATCTTGTACTTGGAAAACAACAGGAACACAGCCAGCAGAACCAACAACGGCAGTAGCATGTTGGGAAACTAGAAGCTTTGATACAACATCTTGTACTTGGAAAACAACAGGAACACAGCCAGCAGAACCAACAACAGCATTAGCGTGTTGGGAAACTAGAAGCTTTGATACAACATCTTGTACTTGGAAAACAACAGGAACACAGCCAGCAGAACCAACAACAGCAGTAGCGTGTTGGGAAACTAGAAGCTTTGATACAACATCTTGTACTTGGAAAACAACAGGAACACAGCCAGCAGAACCAACAACAGCATTAGCATGTTGGGAAACTAGAAGCTTTGATACAACATCTTGTACTTGGAAAACAACAGGAACACAGCCAGCAGAACCAACGACAGCATTAGCATGTTGGGAAACTAGAAGCTTTGATACAACATCTTGTACTTGGAAAACAACAGGAACACAGCCAGCAGAACCAACAACAGCATTAGCATGTTGGGAAACTAGAAGCTTTGATACAACATCTTGTACTTGGAAAACAACAGGAACACAGCCAGCAGAACCAACAACAGCATTAGCATGTTGGGAAACTAGAAGCTTTGATACAACATCTTGTACTTGGAAAACAACAGGAACACAGCCAGCAGAACCAACAACAGCATTAGCGTGTTGGGAAACTAGAAGCTTTGATACAACATCTTGTACTTGGAAAACAACAGGAACACAGCCAGCAGAACCAACAACGGCAGTAGCATGTTGGGAAACTAGAAGCTTTGATACAACATCTTGTACTTGGAAAACAACAGGAACACAGCCAGCAGAACCAACAACAGCATTAGCATGTTGGGAAACTAGAAGCTTTGATACAACATCTTGTACTTGGAAAACAACAGGAACACAGCCAGCAGAACCAACAACAGCATTAGCATGTTGGGAAACTAGAAGCTTTGATACAACATCTTGTACTTGGAAAACAACAGGAACACAGCCAGCAGAACCAACAACAGCATTAGCATGTTGGGAAACTA from Flavobacterium ovatum carries:
- a CDS encoding gliding motility-associated C-terminal domain-containing protein, whose product is MNTLYKLILLFLTVFTFIPKGYSQKNADPAISILMSPASVTQGSTGTLSATVGNYGNETIVSNSLRVTISVGTNAEITGISSGSDGRWSQLSLTTGSANTITLTNSAGGFGSFDAGDILLTVRGNVVSSAKKILGNIVYITANNPLLCGGCASPPLNASQGNASNSNDNSQTSLAVSCFKPTEPTKVNCWDTFTFNTATCEWDNDGTAKPTEPTTALACWETRSFDTTSCTWKTTGTQPAEPTTALACWETRSFDTTSCTWKTTGTQPAEPTTALACWETRSFDTTSCTWKTTGTQPAEPTTALACWETRSFDTTSCTWKTTGTQPAEPTTALACWETRSFDTTSCTWKTTGTQPAEPTTAVACWETRSFDTTSCTWKTTGTQPAEPTTALACWETRSFDTTSCTWKTTGTQPAEPTTAVACWETRSFDTTSCTWKTTGTQPAEPTTAVACWETRSFDTTSCTWKTTGTQPAEPTTALACWETRSFDTTSCTWKTTGTQPAEPTTALACWETRSFDTTSCTWKTTGTQPAEPTTALACWETRSFDTTSCTWKTTGTQPAEPTTALACWETRSFDTTSCTWKTTGTQPAEPTTALACWETRSFDTTSCTWKTTGTQPAEPTTALACWETRSFDTTSCTWKTTGTQPAEPTTALACWETRSFDTTSCTWKTTGTQPAEPTPALACWETRSFDTTSCTWKTTGTQPAEPTTALACWETRSFDTTSCTWKTTGTQPAEPTTALACWETRSFDTTSCTWKTTGTQPAEPTTALACWETRSFDTTSCTWKTTGTQPAEPTTALACWKTRSFDTTSCTWKTTGTQPAEPTTALACWETRSFDTTSCTWKTTGTQPAEPTTALACWETRSFDTTSCTWKTTGTQPAEPTTALACWETRSFDTTSCTWKTTGTQPAEPTTALACWETRSFDTTSCTWKTTGTQPAEPTTALACWETRSFDTTSCTWKTTGTQPAEPTTALACWETRSFDTTSCTWKTTGTQPAEPTTALACWETRSFDTTSCTWKTTGTQPAEPTTALACWETRSFDTTSCTWKTTGTQPAEPTTALACWETRSFDTTSCTWKTTGTQPAEPTTALACWETRSFDTTSCTWKTTGTQPAEPTTALACWETRSFDTTSCTWKTTGTQPAEPTTAVACWETRSFDTTSCTWKTTGTQPAEPTTAVACWETRSFDTTSCTWKTTGTQPAEPTTAVACWETRSFDTTSCTWKTTGTQPAEPTTAVACWETRSFDTTSCTWKTTGTQPAEPTTAVACWETRSFDTTSCTWKTTGTQPAEPTTAVACWETRSFDTTSCTWKTTGTQPAEPTTAVACWETRSFDTTSCTWKTTGTQPAEPTTALACWETRSFDTTSCTWKTTGTQPAEPTTAVACWETRSFDTTSCTWKTTGTQPAEPTTALACWETRSFDTTSCTWKTTGTQPAEPTTALACWETRSFDTTSCTWKTTGTQPAEPTTALACWETRSFDTTSCTWKTTGTQPAEPTTALACWETRSFDTTSCTWKTTGTQPAEPTTALACWETRSFDTTSCTWKTTGTQPAEPTTAVACWETRSFDTTSCTWKTTGTQPAEPTTALACWETRSFDTTSCTWKTTGTQPAEPTTAVACWETRSFDTTSCTWKTTGTQPAEPTTALACWETRSFDTTSCTWKTTGTQPAEPTTALACWETRSFDTTSCTWKTTGTQPAEPTTALACWETRSFDTTSCTWKTTGTQPAEPTTALACWETRSFDTTSCTWKTTGTQPAEPTTALACWETRSFDTTSCTWKTTGTQPAEPTTAVACWETRSFDTTSCTWKTTGTQPAEPTTALACWETRSFDTTSCTWKTTGTQPAEPTTALACWETRSFDTTSCTWKTTGTQPAEPTTALACWETRSFDTTSCTWKTTGTQPAEPTTAVACWETRSFDTTSCTWKTTGTQPAEPTTALACWETRSFDTTSCTWKTTGTQPAEPTTALACWETRSFDTTSCTWKTTGTQPAEPTTALACWETRSFDTTSCTWKTTGTQPAEPTTALACWETRSFDTTSCTWKTTGTQPAEPTTALACWETRSFDTTSCTWKTTGTQPAEPTTALACWETRSFDTTSCTWKTTGTQPAEPTTALACWETRSFDTTSCTWKTTGTQPAEPTTALACWETRSFDTTSCTWKTTGTQPAEPTTVLACWETRSFDTTSCTWKTTGTQPAEPTTALACWETRSFDTTSCTWKTTGTQPAEPTTVLACWETRSFDTTSCTWKTTGTQPAEPTTAVACWETRSFDTTSCTWKTTGTQPAEPTTAVACWETRSFDTTSCTWKTTGTQPAEPTTACYETATFNTNTCSWKTTGTQPAEPTTACYETATFNTNTCSWRVTGAPDQPITAPNAACNSDSQLTINLETLLPSGTPTNGTWTSTENSEKLQGSVFSPFGLSTGTYSFKYRLENNCPLTLKIKIEDDCSGIVLGCGSIVVHNAFSPNGDAKNAVFIIDNIEDTICYPDNTLEIYNRWGVLVYETKNYNNGTKAFDGTSQGRTTINRSVDLPSGTYFYILNYTSIDGNGNTKVNAKNGYLTLAR